The Passer domesticus isolate bPasDom1 chromosome 31, bPasDom1.hap1, whole genome shotgun sequence genome has a window encoding:
- the FIGNL2 gene encoding fidgetin-like protein 2 produces the protein MHWSPEHAQSLNQWPEQHLDVSSTTSSPAHKSELYPSTRQRFNYAWANDDISALTASNLLKRYAEKYSGVLDAPYERPALGAYGDGAFGPVNGQKGDGEPWPGAHSSDGTYPLTPIHDGLAGAKGVVPPTVPAGSGAIGLGGSPVVSANLSDPVYPGNSCGAAAASAGALGASQEYPSGYGGTYLPSGYCAQPAAALPPPHPAGLHSSGLLQPPHPSPALVPGYGSSGPMYNYASSSYPPQPGYGGIHPPHPSASYLPSGIAAPTPIPAPPPSARPPGVPGYGYQGSGLGALAVPPLGTEAAGTLKRKAFDIGGEDDGEGRYRKYSYEQPKSPYPLADNGECRGNGFSSSGESPQVAFKAGKRPAGAGSAEEHSGKYGGQQMKGMVSPSYGARDPPLRPAEPFEKFSPPLTNGERAAEPGPPFPLRLPSKAPAFGGAPLEEQPKNIDPLLLELVNTKVVERGPPVQWSDVAGQVSVKAAIEEELLWPILRPGSYSGASHPLRTLLLFGPRGTGKTLLSRCISTQLGSTLLRLSGTTLLSTWKAEAEKILQTVFFVANCRQPSVVLITEAESLLAARAGEDGGQASNLKSQLLSYLDNVATSSEHGVVVIGTTARPGSMDEASHRRFGTRLYIAPPDGEARRHILRQALARQSCCLSERELAALAQRTESFSGAELLRLCQHAGAAARRALPGPPASYQDLEKAFCKVRPAVSQKELDLFLEWDKMYGTRH, from the coding sequence ATGCACTGGTCACCAGAGCATGCCCAGTCCCTGAACCAGTGGCCGGAGCAGCACCTGGACGTCTCCTCCACGACCTCCTCGCCGGCCCACAAGTCCGAGCTGTACCCCAGCACCCGCCAGCGCTTTAACTACGCTTGGGCCAACGACGACATCTCGGCACTGACGGCCTCCAACCTCCTCAAGAGGTACGCCGAGAAGTACTCGGGGGTGCTGGACGCGCCCTACGAGCGCCCAGCGCTTGGCGCCTACGGGGATGGCGCCTTCGGCCCCGTCAACGGGCAGAAGGGGGACGGGGAGCCCTGGCCGGGGGCGCACAGCTCTGACGGCACctaccccctgacccccatccACGATGGCCTGGCTGGTGCCAAGGGCGTGGTGCCACCCACCGTGCCCGCCGGCAGCGGGGCCATCGGGCTGGGGGGCTCCCCGGTGGTGTCGGCCAACCTCAGCGACCCCGTGTACCCTGGGAACTCctgtggggcagctgctgccagcgccGGGGCACTCGGGGCATCTCAAGAGTACCCCTCAGGTTATGGTGGTACCTACTTGCCCTCCGGCTACTGcgcccagccagcagcagcgcTGCCCCCCCCGCACCCTGCTGGCCTCCACAGctcagggctcctgcagcctccaCACCCCTCGCCCGCCCTGGTGCCAGGCTACGGCTCCTCGGGCCCCATGTACAACTATGCCAGCAGCAGCTACCCGCCCCAGCCAGGCTATGGGGGCATCCACCCGCCCCACCCCTCTGCCTCCTACCTGCCCTCCGGCATCGCTGCGCCCACCCCcatcccggccccgccgccctccGCCCGCCCGCCAGGGGTCCCTGGCTATGGCTaccagggctctgggctgggcgcCCTGGCCGTGCCACCCCTGGGCACCGAGGCGGCGGGCACGCTGAAGAGGAAGGCGTTCGACATCGGTGGGGAGGATGATGGTGAGGGCAGGTACAGGAAATACAGCTACGAGCAGCCAAAGTCCCCCTACCCGCTGGCGGACAACGGCGAGTGCCGGGGCAACGGGTTCAGCAGCAGTGGCGAGTCCCCCCAGGTGGCCTTCAAGGCCGGGAAGCGGCCGGCGGGAGCCGGGAGTGCTGAAGAGCACAGCGGAAAGTACGGCGGGCAGCAGATGAAGGGGATGGTCTCGCCATCCTACGGTGCCAGGGACCCTCCTCTGCGGCCAGCAGAGCCCTTCGAGAAGTTCAGCCCCCCCCTGACCAACGGGGAGCGGGCGGCCGAGCCGGGGCCCCCCTTCCCGCTGCGGCTGCCCTCCAAAGCGCCGGCGTTCGGTGGCGCCccgctggaggagcagcccaaGAACATCGACCcgctgctcctggagctggtCAACACCAAGGTGGTGGAGCGGGGCCCGCCGGTGCAGTGGTCGGACGTCGCTGGGCAGGTGTCGGTGAAGGCGGCCATcgaggaggagctgctgtggcccaTCCTGCGGCCCGGCTCCTACAGCGGCGCCAGCCACCCGCTGCGGACCCTGCTGCTCTTCGGGCCCCGCGGCACCGGGAAGACGCTGCTGAGCCGCTGCATCTCCACCCAGCTGGGCTCCACCCTGCTGAGGCTCAGCGGCACCACACTGCTGTCCACCTGGAAGGCCGAAGCGGAGAAGATCCTCCAGACCGTGTTCTTCGTGGCCAACTGCCGGCAGCCCTCCGTGGTGCTCATCACAGAGGCCGAGTCCCTGCtggcggcgcgggcgggcgAGGACGGCGGCCAGGCGAGCAACCTcaaatcccagctcctctcctacCTGGACAACGTGGCTACCTCATCGGAGCACGGCGTGGTGGTCATCGGCACCACGGCGCGGCCCGGCAGCATGGACGAGGCGTCGCACCGGCGCTTCGGCACGCGGCTGTACATCGCGCCGCCGGACGGCGAGGCGCGGCGCCACATCCTGCGCCAGGCCCTGGCccgccagagctgctgcctgagcGAGCGTGAGCTGGCGGCCCTGGCACAGCGCACCGAGAGCTTCTCTGGCGCCGAGCTGCTGCGGCTCTGCCAGCATGCCGGGGCCGCCGCGCGCCGTGCGCTGCCGGGACCCCCTGCCTCCTACCAGGACCTGGAGAAGGCGTTCTGCAAGGTGCGCCCTGCCGTGTCCCAGAAGGAGCTGGACTTGTTCCTGGAGTGGGATAAGATGTACGGCACCAGGCACTGA